From the Vibrio vulnificus CMCP6 genome, one window contains:
- a CDS encoding mannitol dehydrogenase family protein, with the protein MKTIANSTLNAAVSLPDYDRSTLKSRIIHLGFGAFHRAHQALFTHEMLSKTSSDWGICEINLFGGEELIQSLRAQDHLYTVAEKGAQSTEVKVIGSVTESLHPHLDSIEAVLEKMAEPQVAIVSMTITEKGYCADPATGTLDKNNPLVIADLANPTEPKSALGYIVQALKMRRERGLTPFTVMSCDNVQENGHVAKAAVLEFAQLLDPELRDWIETNVTFPCTMVDRIVPAATEETLTEIAELLGCEDPCGIACEPFRQWVIEDNFVAGRPDWSVAGAEFVADVVPYEEMKLRMLNGSHSFLAYLGYLGGYAHISDTMTDEGYRKAAFDMMMQAQAPSLTMPEGTDLEGYAKLLIERFTNPSLKHKTWQIAMDGSQKIPQRMGGSLRFHLAQGSNFSWLATAIAGWMRYVSGVDEQGNDIDVRDPMAETLRQICDQHGLNVSVVPALLSVETIFPAELGQNPQVIDAVSSAYQSLIDHGARATVAAL; encoded by the coding sequence ATGAAAACCATTGCAAACTCTACCCTAAATGCTGCTGTTTCGCTGCCAGATTACGACCGTTCAACGCTCAAAAGCCGTATTATTCACCTTGGTTTCGGTGCTTTCCACCGCGCGCACCAAGCACTGTTCACCCATGAAATGCTGAGCAAAACGAGCTCGGATTGGGGCATTTGTGAAATCAACCTATTTGGCGGTGAAGAGTTAATTCAATCGCTGCGCGCGCAAGATCACCTCTACACGGTGGCAGAGAAAGGCGCACAATCGACCGAAGTCAAAGTGATTGGCTCGGTGACGGAATCACTGCACCCACATTTGGACAGCATCGAAGCTGTGTTAGAAAAAATGGCCGAGCCACAAGTGGCGATCGTTTCAATGACGATTACCGAGAAAGGCTACTGCGCTGACCCTGCGACGGGCACGCTTGATAAAAACAACCCGCTAGTCATTGCTGACCTTGCCAACCCAACAGAGCCAAAATCAGCCTTGGGTTACATCGTGCAAGCACTGAAGATGCGCCGTGAACGCGGCCTAACGCCATTTACCGTGATGTCTTGCGATAACGTGCAAGAGAACGGTCACGTCGCAAAAGCAGCGGTACTGGAATTCGCTCAACTGCTTGACCCAGAATTGCGCGACTGGATCGAAACCAACGTTACCTTCCCTTGCACCATGGTTGACCGCATTGTGCCAGCAGCAACCGAAGAGACGTTGACCGAAATCGCTGAGCTACTAGGTTGTGAAGATCCATGTGGTATCGCTTGTGAACCTTTCCGCCAATGGGTTATCGAGGATAACTTCGTGGCAGGTCGTCCAGATTGGAGCGTGGCTGGCGCCGAATTTGTTGCCGACGTTGTGCCTTACGAAGAAATGAAACTGCGCATGCTCAATGGTAGCCACTCGTTCCTAGCCTACCTAGGTTACCTTGGTGGTTACGCGCACATCTCTGACACCATGACAGACGAAGGCTACCGCAAAGCGGCATTCGACATGATGATGCAAGCGCAAGCCCCTTCGCTGACCATGCCAGAAGGCACCGATCTAGAAGGCTACGCCAAGCTGCTTATCGAGCGCTTCACTAACCCAAGCTTGAAACACAAAACATGGCAAATCGCGATGGATGGCAGCCAGAAGATCCCACAACGCATGGGCGGCAGCTTACGATTCCATCTTGCTCAAGGTTCTAACTTCTCTTGGTTAGCAACAGCGATTGCAGGTTGGATGCGCTACGTATCCGGCGTAGACGAGCAAGGCAACGACATTGATGTTCGCGATCCGATGGCAGAAACACTACGTCAGATCTGCGATCAACACGGCTTGAACGTTTCTGTCGTGCCTGCGTTGCTCTCAGTTGAAACCATCTTCCCTGCAGAGCTTGGTCAAAATCCACAAGTGATTGATGCGGTGAGCAGCGCTTACCAATCGCTGATTGATCACGGTGCTCGTGCCACCGTCGCTGCGCTGTAA
- the uxaC gene encoding glucuronate isomerase, translating into MKNFLCEDFLLSNETARRLYHEHACHQPIYDYHCHLNPAEVAQNRQFDNLGQIWLEGDHYKWRGMRSAGIEERLITGDASDYDKYMAWAKTVPQTLGNPLYHWTHLELRRPFGITNTLFSPDTADQIWHQCNELLATPEFTARGIMQQMNVVMAGTTDDPIDSLKHHKTIAEDDTFNVKVLPSWRPDKAFKIELDLFADYMHKLGEVADIEIRRFDDLLSALDKRLAHFDAHGCRAADHGIEIVRYAPIPSEADLDVLLARRLNGEVLSELECAQFSTAVQVWLGKRYAQLGWVMQLHIGAQRNNSTRMFQLLGADAGFDSIGDRPFAFELAHLLDEMDQTNELPRTILYCLNPRDNEMMATMIGNFQGGGIAGKVQFGSGWWFNDQKDGMQRQMEQLSQLGLLSQFVGMLTDSRSFLSYTRHEYFRRILCDMVGRWAENGEVPNDLSLLGPMVEDICFGNAKRYFEERV; encoded by the coding sequence ATGAAGAATTTCTTGTGTGAAGACTTTTTACTCTCAAACGAAACTGCACGCCGCTTGTATCATGAGCATGCTTGCCACCAGCCAATTTATGATTACCATTGCCACCTAAATCCAGCGGAAGTTGCACAAAATCGCCAGTTCGATAACTTGGGTCAAATCTGGCTTGAAGGCGATCACTACAAATGGCGTGGTATGCGCTCAGCAGGCATTGAAGAGCGTTTGATTACGGGTGATGCGAGCGATTACGACAAATACATGGCGTGGGCGAAGACGGTTCCTCAAACGTTGGGCAACCCGCTTTACCACTGGACGCACTTAGAATTGCGTCGCCCATTCGGCATTACCAATACGCTGTTTAGCCCAGACACCGCTGACCAAATTTGGCACCAATGCAATGAGCTGCTTGCGACACCTGAATTTACGGCTCGTGGCATCATGCAGCAAATGAACGTCGTCATGGCGGGCACGACCGATGACCCTATTGATTCACTAAAGCACCATAAAACGATCGCAGAAGACGACACCTTTAACGTTAAAGTGCTGCCGAGTTGGCGTCCGGATAAAGCGTTCAAGATTGAATTGGACCTGTTTGCGGATTACATGCACAAACTGGGCGAAGTAGCAGACATTGAGATCCGCCGCTTTGATGATTTATTGAGTGCACTCGATAAACGTTTGGCACACTTCGATGCACATGGCTGTCGTGCGGCAGACCACGGCATTGAGATCGTCCGTTACGCGCCGATCCCAAGCGAGGCTGATTTAGATGTGTTATTGGCTCGTCGTTTAAATGGCGAGGTATTGTCAGAGCTTGAATGTGCGCAGTTCTCTACCGCGGTTCAAGTTTGGCTCGGCAAACGCTACGCGCAATTGGGCTGGGTCATGCAGCTTCATATTGGCGCGCAGCGCAACAACAGCACACGCATGTTCCAACTACTAGGTGCTGATGCAGGTTTTGACTCGATTGGCGATCGCCCATTTGCTTTTGAGCTGGCACATCTACTGGATGAAATGGACCAAACCAACGAGCTGCCTCGTACTATTCTTTACTGTTTGAACCCTCGTGATAACGAAATGATGGCAACCATGATTGGTAACTTCCAAGGTGGCGGCATCGCGGGCAAAGTGCAGTTTGGCTCGGGTTGGTGGTTCAACGACCAGAAAGACGGCATGCAACGCCAAATGGAACAGCTTTCTCAACTTGGTTTGCTCAGCCAATTCGTCGGCATGTTAACGGACTCGCGCAGCTTCTTGTCTTACACCCGCCACGAATACTTCCGCCGCATCCTGTGTGACATGGTCGGTCGTTGGGCAGAGAACGGCGAAGTTCCAAATGACTTATCGTTGCTTGGCCCTATGGTCGAAGACATCTGTTTTGGTAACGCAAAACGCTACTTTGAAGAGAGGGTGTAA
- a CDS encoding sugar kinase, with translation MKHIAIIGECMIELNGKPFGSMHQTFGGDTLNAAVYLSRGCEANSKPDEVKVSYVTALGNDPISTGMLTRWQDEGVSTDLVLRDETRTPGLYLIQLDDQGERTFLYWRNQSAARYLLQHPNFGMVKQALTQVDAVFLSGISLAILPEEDRISLLNLLVELKAQGVEIAFDSNFRPALWPQDNNLTVKNVYQAMYQLTDVALVTFDDEQLIWGDETPEQTIERLTSLGVGKCIVKLGADGCLVQDSTNQGAGAALAPQAVPTQPVAQVVDTTSAGDSFNGGFLSAYLAGADLATSCQRGNALAGAVIQHRGAIIPKAFTQPALGVV, from the coding sequence ATGAAGCACATCGCCATTATTGGTGAATGTATGATTGAGTTGAATGGCAAACCGTTCGGCTCAATGCATCAAACATTTGGTGGGGATACGCTCAACGCTGCGGTTTATTTGAGCCGCGGCTGCGAAGCCAATAGCAAACCTGATGAAGTCAAAGTCTCTTATGTTACGGCGCTTGGCAATGACCCAATCAGTACGGGCATGCTGACTCGCTGGCAAGACGAAGGCGTCTCAACAGACTTAGTGCTACGCGATGAGACTCGCACGCCGGGTTTGTACCTGATTCAGCTTGATGACCAAGGCGAGCGTACGTTCCTATATTGGCGTAACCAATCAGCTGCGCGTTACTTACTTCAACATCCAAACTTTGGAATGGTTAAGCAAGCATTAACTCAAGTAGATGCAGTGTTTCTCAGCGGTATCTCTTTGGCCATCTTGCCAGAGGAAGACCGAATTTCACTGCTTAATTTGTTGGTCGAGCTTAAAGCCCAAGGCGTTGAAATCGCTTTTGATAGTAATTTCCGCCCAGCATTGTGGCCTCAAGACAATAATCTAACCGTCAAAAACGTGTACCAAGCCATGTATCAACTGACGGACGTTGCCTTGGTGACTTTTGATGATGAGCAATTGATCTGGGGTGACGAAACACCAGAGCAAACCATTGAACGCCTTACCTCTCTTGGTGTGGGCAAATGCATCGTCAAGCTCGGCGCAGATGGCTGTTTGGTTCAGGACTCAACAAATCAGGGGGCGGGCGCGGCTCTGGCTCCACAAGCCGTGCCAACCCAACCTGTCGCCCAAGTGGTGGACACCACATCGGCGGGCGACTCATTCAATGGTGGCTTTTTATCGGCATACCTCGCTGGCGCCGATCTCGCGACCTCATGTCAAAGAGGCAACGCACTGGCAGGTGCTGTGAT